Part of the Brevibacillus brevis genome is shown below.
ATTGCGGCGCTCGATCTGTACCGCGAGAAAATCGCTGGCAAAAACGTGGTGTGCGTCATCAGCGGCGGCAACAACGACATCGATCGGATGCAGGAAATCAAGGAGCGGTCCTTGTTGCATGAAGGGCTGAAGCACTACTTCATCATTAATTTTCCGCAGCGCGCGGGGGCTTTGCGCGAATTTATGGAAAAGGTGCTCGGTCCGCATGACGACATCACCCGTTTCGAATACACGAAGAAGAACAACAAGGAAAACGGCCCTGCGCTCGTAGGCGTCGAGTTGAAATGCACGGAAGACTATGCGCCGCTCATCGCTCGAATGAAGCAGCACGGTATCCGCTACGTGGAGATCACTCACGATCCGTTTCTGTTCAACCTGTTGATTTGAACAGAGTGTGTTACAACAGATTGCGAATTTGCAAAAATGTATGAATACAGCGAAAAAGGGAGCAAATGGCCGTAAACGGGAGCGAGGAAACGATAATGCGGCGTAATGTATTATAACAAACTTTTATAAAACAGATCCTGTTGTAATACAATACAGATAACAACACAACAGGGGGTTTTATCGATGACGCCAATCACGACTTTCTTCCGCAACCTGGAAGCCAAATGCTGCGCGGCTTGCGGCCAAACGATCCACGAGCAGGCAGAATCGTACGCGAATGAATGCTCCGACTGCCAGGAAAAGATGAGCTACGACGCCTACAAGTATTATCATTTGAAAAAATGATGAGGCGAGATCATACGTGAGGTGTACCCGATGAACAGAGGGGTGCGCCTTTTTTGTTTGCAGGGAAAGGCGTCCACTCGGCTGCTGCTCGGCTGTGGGGCAGATATCAACGGGCGGCGGGAGGATCGGGAGGGCAAACGCAAAAGCCGCTGAGGATCAGTCCGCAGCGGCTTTTGCGCTCCTCGTCAGCGTTGTCTGGAGGAGCCGGAAGGGGCATAGGCTTGTTTTTTGACGTAGTCGATCAGGCCGAGCTGAAATCCTTCCTGGGTCAGAAGGCGCTGGGCCTCGTACGTCCCCGAATAGAACGCTTGCACGTTCGGGTCGTTTTCCAGCACGTGCCTGCAGGCTTCGTCTGCGGACAGCTCCCTGTACCAGTCGGACTGCTTGATTTGGGAGACGAGATCGTCATAGGCAGGCTCGGGCTTTTTCCACGGGTTCAGCCGATGGATGATTTCCCCGAAGATCGCGACTACGATTAAAATTCCGATGAGAAACATGGCTGTCACCTCGAAGGTTGGTTCCTCCTCATGTTACCACTTGGCTGCCGGGCTCTGCCACGGGGAAATAAGGGAGGCTTGCAAAACAGCGGGAAAGCGGGCATTCTAGGGAGGAACAGGAAGGCGGGGAAAGAAGACGCAGGTAAGAGGAGGGAGAGCATGTTTCATCCCCTGGTGTTTGACAATATTCGGGTCGTTCTGGAAGGGGCGGTGTACGACCGTGACTTCGAAGGCGCGATCCTCATTACGGGACGCTCCGATGTCATGGATATGGCGACGTTTCAGCGCCTGTTTCAGATCGAGTTCAAACCGGCCGACGCTGTGGACCGGGATCCGGCAGTGCTGGCGCAAATACAGCTGCGCACCCAGCTGGCAGACATCGCTTCCGAACAGCTGGAACAATCATTGACGGATCACATCGGCTGCACGATTTGCATCCATTTCCACCTGCCTCTGACGGATTGCGGCAAGATTCCGGATGAGGCGAAGGCAATTACGGAAATGCTCAATGATATTTGGGGGCATCGCCCCTACATTACCCACACCGTACGGGCACGAATGGAGGAGAAGCGGTTCGAGTGGCCGCCCCAGCGGATCGAGAATCAGGTGACCCTCGACTTTCATCGCAAAATCGACGAAGGCAACATCGATGATCTGAGAGGGCTGATCGACCACACTGTCCAATCGCTGCTCACCTTGCAAGCGTACGTGGAAAAGCAATCGAAATAACGTAGAATCAGGCATTTACATTTCCACCAGACCGTATTATTATTTTGTTAACCTTATTATATTTTCAGTTAACAAAATGGAGGCTAGCACGCATGAGAAACGAACGTTTGAGATGGTTGCTCTTATCTGCTATTTTTGCTGCGATTACGGCGGTATTGTCCCAGCTGACCATCCCGCTCCCGTTCATTCCGATCACTGGACAGACGCTGGCAGTCGGACTGACCGCTACGATCCTGGGAAGCCGCTACGGCACCTTGGCTCTGGTCATTTACACCCTGCTCGGGGCTGTCGGGCTGCCTGTTTTTACAGAGGCAAGCGGCGGGCTGCAAATCCTGGCGGGCAAAACAGGCGGCTACATCTTTGGGTTTATTTTGACGGCTTTCGCGACGGGGCTGATCTTGGAAAAGGCGGGTTTTACGTTGAAAAACGCCATCCTCGCAAATATCGTCGGCATGTTCATCACGCTGGCCTGCGGTTCGGTGCAATTGAAGTACGTCCTCGACATCCCGTGGGACAAGGCGTTTGCCTTTGGCGCGACTCCGTTCCTGGTCGTGGGTGTCGTCAAGGCGGTGCTGGCGGCCCTCATCGGCATCAAGGTGCGGGAGCGTCTGATCTCAAGCCGGCTGCTGCGCCTGAAAGAGACGTCCGTTCACTCCTGAATACGAAATCCGTGTCTGCCATCCCGATTCGGGGTGGCTTTTTCTTTTGAATAAACCCCCTTTGGTGCCAGATACTATCGGGAGAAAGCCATGCATACCAGGAGGACACGATGACCCAAACGATTACCGGCCCAAAAGGCCTGCCGATTTCCGGCAATCTACTGTCATTTCGAAGGGATCCACTGCAGTTCCTTCGCACGTCGGCGAAGGCGTACGGCGAAATTGCACACTTGCGCTTCGGTCCCAAGCGGCATGTCTACCTCCTCACCAACCCGGACCACATCAAAGAAGTGCTCGTCAGCAAGCAGGCCCACTTTCGCAAAGGAAAAGGACTTCAAGTAGCCCGCGCCGTCGTTGGCGATGGAATTCTCACCAGCGAGGGCGAAAAGCATATGAGGCAGCGCAGGTTGATGCAGCCGGCTTTTCACCGGGAGCGCATCGCCGCTTATGGCGGCGCCATGGTCCGGCAGGGAGTCGAGCTCATGAGAGAGTGGAAGGACGGGGAAGTGCGCGACATCCATCACGACATGATGAAGGTCACCCTGGCGATCATCACGGAGACGATGTTCGGGAGAAGCGTCAAGGAAGGAGCGGATGAAATCGGACACGCGATCGACATCGGGCTCAGGTACGTTGCCAACAAAGCGTCCTCCTTCATCGACGTTCCGCTCTCGGTGCCGACCCGCAGCAACCGGGAATTCCTCGAATCGAACGAGACGCTGGACAAAACGATTTACGCATTGATCGAAGAGCGGCGCAGCAGCGGCCAAACCGGAAACGACTTGCTCGGCATGCTTCTGGCAGCGCGAGATGAGGACGACGGGAAAGGAATGACCGACGAGCAGGTGCGCGACGAGGTCATGACGATTTTTGTGGCTGGCCACGAGACGACCGCGAATACGATGTCATGGATTTTTTACCTGCTTGCGACCCATCCGGAAGCGGAGCAAAAGCTGCATGACGAGCTGTTCAGCGTCCTTGGCGACAATTTGCCGACGGTAGAAGACATTCCGCAGCTTACGTACACCAACTTGATCGTTCAGGAAACGCTGCGGCTCTATCCGGCTGCTTGGACGATCAACCGGGAAGTGGTGGAGCCAGTCGAAATCGGGGGGCATATGTATCAGCCGGGCGATACGCTGATGATGAGCCAGTACGTGATGCACCGCGACGCCCGCTTTTATGAAGAGCCGGATTCGTTTCGGCCGGAGCGTTTTGCCGGCGATTTGCTGAAACGGATTCCTGCCTACGCTTACTTCCCGTTTGGCGGCGGTCCGCGTATTTGTATCGGAAACAACTTTGCGTTGATGGAGGCGGCTTTGCTGCTGGCTACGATCGCCCAGCGCTACCGGATGAGGCTGACCTCACCGGATCAGGTCGTGGAGCCGGAGCCGCTGGTGACGCTGCGTCCGAAAAACGGACTCCCCATGCGGCTGGAGAAGCGGACGTAGGAGGATGAAAGGGAGCAAAAGGCCAAAAAAAAAGGCATCTTTTCACGAACGGAATGTGCCGCTGTGTGTCAGATACCGAACTGGGGGTTATTTATCACTGAAAGCAACATGCTTACGAGAAGTACTATATCAAACAAAAATAAAGAGTATGTTAACTGGATATAAATCAAAATAAACTAGTTATGGTAGAAGGGGATGGTGAAGGAGAAACTGCTTCCTATCCCCAATTCGCTGATGACGCTCATCTCCCCGCCGTGACGGCGCACGATGCTCTGGCAGATCGTAAGGCCGAGGCCCGTTCCGCCGCTGTTGCGGTTGCGCGATTTTTCCGCCCGATAAAACTTGGTGAACACCTTGGGCAAATCTTCAGGGGAAATCCCTTCGCCTTTGTCGATCACGGAAAACAGGACGTGGCCTTCCCGCTGATCGCACGTGATCAGGATCGAGCCGTTCGGCTTGTTGTAGTAGATCGCATTGTTGAGCAGATTTTCCATGACCCGGCGCAGCTTTGCTTCGTCCGCATCGATGTGCAGCTCGTTCGACACCCGCAGCTTCCATTGGAAACCGAGTCCGGCTTCCTGGATGCGGGTCACGTAATCCTCGATAATCCCTTTCATGAAGCCTTTGACGTGGATGCGGCTGATGTTCAGGCGCACCTCGATGCTCTGCTGGGTGTAGTCCTGCAGCTCATCCAGCAAGTCCTCCAGATCAGCAGTCTTGAGCTCGATCTTTTTCATCTGCTTCTGGATCCGCTGCAAATCGGTTACGCGGCCGGAGCCGATATAGGAAGCGTACCCTTTAATTGTCGTCAACGGAGTGCGGAAGTCGTGGGCAATAGCGGCAATCAGCTCAGACTGGCGCTCCTCGGAAAAGCGCAGCTCGTCGACCATATCCCCGAAGTAGCGGAAGAGCTGGCCGAATTCATCGTGCGAGCGGTAGGTGAAGGAAACAAGCCGCTTGCCTTCCCGAATCTCCTGCGTTACCCGCGACAGCTCGCTGACGGGCCGCAATATCCAGCGGACGAACAAGGCCAAGAGGATCAGGCCGACAAGCAAAATGCTCCCGTAAATAAACCAGAGCATCATGGACACGCCCTTCGTCGCCATGATGTCGTAGTCGTCCGTGTAGAAGTAGATGACCGTCTCGCCTTCGTGGGGTGGCTCGTGCTGGAAATGGTATTCCGCAACGACTTTCAAATCGCTGTTTTTGGCAGAAGGTCGGTTGGGAGCAGACGGGGGGATTTTCAGGTTGTAGGCTTGCGAGACTTTGCTGTAAAGCGTATTGCCATTTGCGTCCTTCACGACCATCCGGTACATGACATCCTCAGGCAATTGCCTCTCCAGCTCCTGGCGCTCCGTCGGGTCCCTGAAATTGCTCATGCGCAGCAATTGGTTCAGCCGTACCTTTTCTGCCGTCTCTTTTTCATACTGGTACTGCGTATGCCGGTCGTTTTTCAACTGTTCGACGATGATGTCCTCGAAGACAAACTTGAACAGCAGAATGTTCAGCGCGAGCAAGGCAATGAAAGAAACGAACAGTTTGTTGCGCAAGCTCATTTACAGTTTCTCCCCGATGAATACGTAGCCTGTCCCCCATTGTGTCTTGATAAATTGACGATTCATCTCCAGCTTTTCCCGCAAGTTTTTGATGTGAACCGTCACCGTGTTGAGAGAACCGTAGCCATATCCCCAGACACGGTCGTAAATTTGCTCGCGGGTAAAGACGATGCCCGCATTCTCTGCCAAAAACGTAAGCAGCTGAAACTCTTTGGTGGACAGCTCGATTTTTTCGTTGCTGACATAGACCGAATACGTCTCTTTATGGATTTCCAAGTCCTTGAATTTCAATACGGTAATCGGCGAATGCCCCGCATCTTTCTCTGGCTGTTCCTCCGTATGCTTGCGAATGCGCTCGTAGCGGCGCAGGTGAGCCCGGATGCGGGCCAGCAGCTCTTCCGTATCAAAAGGCTTGGTGATGTAGTCGTCTGCTCCGATCTCAAACCCGACGACCTTATCGACCGCTTTGCCTTTGGCGGAGAGGAACAGGATCGGCAAATCCCATTCCCGGCGGATTTGCGAGCAGAGCTCGTAGCCGCTCATGTTGGGCATCATGATGTCCAAAAGGATGAGGCTGGGCTTGACCTCCCCGTGCATGAGCAGGGCCAGCGCATCTTCCCCGTTCTCCGCCTTGGATACTTCAAATCCTTCGTTCTCCAATATATCTTCCAGCAATTCGATAATTTCCTGGTTGTCGTCCACAATCAGTACGTGATCTTTCACCGGTACTCCCCCCAGTTCCTTCTATATAATAAGATTCGCACCATAGCGATCAAAATAATTTAATTACACTCGTCTATCATACCATGCCTGGTGCGGGTAAGGGCAAGTAAACCATGGAATCCTATCATGCGTTGCGCATAAGTAAGGTCACCTCTTGACACCAGGTCTTAAATTTCGTCAGAAAAAGCCAGAGACATCTCGTCCCTGGCTTTTATTTTTTGCCGAACTACTGTTTTGGTGCTTGGTTTTCCGGCAGCGATGCAGCTTGCACCGTTTCTTTCTTCGGAGTCTCCGTCTTGGCTACCAGAGCGGGTACGTTCAAGCGCTTGGCTCCTACGTAACGCTTGCTCCAGTAGTACGGGTCGCTCAGCTTCGTGTTCACGACGCCGCGACCGGTCTCCGAGTGCACGAATGTGCCGTTCCCGATGTAGATGCCGACATGCGACACGCTGCGGCCGTTGGTTTGGAAGAAGACCAGATCGCCAGGCTGCAGATCTTTCTTGGCGACAGGAGTTCCCAACTCGTACTGGGCAGCAGAGTTATGCGGCAGATCTACACCTAACGCATCAAATACATAGCGCGTAAATCCGGAGCAGTCAAAGCCCTTTTTCGATGTGCCGGAAGATTTGTAAGGGACGCCGTACAGGTCGCTCACCACATCTGTCAGAGGAGAGGTTGTCTCCTCGGCAGCTTGTGCAGCGCCGGCCCCCATTGCAAGCAATCCAGCGATGAACAAAGAAACTACCAACTTGCGCAAAAGAAACTGCTCCTTTCAGAAGCCTACGAGGTTAGCTGAAGGGTTCGGTCGAAAGGACTCCCTAGGCTGCCAAGAATCGCAACCATTCACCCCAGAAAAACATGGTTCCCCCGTTTCCGCCAAGCGGAACTCGGCTATTTTCGATGTTTTTTTACACGCACTCCGATAGGAATTCAACCCTAGTCCTGATTTTCCTTTTTTTTTATCGTTTGTTCACGTTTTTGTCACAATATTTTGTCTGATCTTGTAACGAAATGGCTCGACAATGCAGGACTTCGTCTGACAAGGGAGAGGGAAAATGACTTGTCCGATTAGGGCAGGAAGCGGCATCCGTCCAAGGACGGAGACAAAAACCAACCGCTCGCCCGTTATGGGCGAACGGCGCATGGGGATACAATAAGGCCATAAGGTTCACACCTGCACCAACTGATGGTGAATGGAGGGAAGCAAGGAATGAGCGAACGGTCTGGAAAGTTTCTGCTCGGGCTGGTTCTGCTGCTGATCGGCGGGTTGGTCCTGCTGGATCAACTGGGAATTGACAGCGGAGATATTTTAGGGCTGCTGGTTCCCGGCGTGATCATGCTCTACGGAGCGAGAAAAGTACTTGGGCATGGAGGATCCCGATTTTGGGGAGTGCTGGTCTTCCTCTTTGGTCTCCTGATGCTGTTTGGCAAGCTGCATCTGCTGTTTCACAGCATCCTGGCCATCGGGGTGATCTACCTAGGCTACCGCTTGATCCGGCCAGCTCCGACCCCCAAGGAAGGACCTCCCGAATGGGAAAGACAGTGGGCAAAAAGTGTTTTGAAAGAAGACGTGTTGGATCGCTGGGAGAAAAACGCAACGAGAAATCAGCCGTAACGATGAAAACCGCAGTTTTTGGAACAACCTATACGATGTGATATGATGAGGAGGAAATGAGAAATGAGTATCTTTAGACGTTTGCGTGACTTGACAGTAGCTTCGGTGAATGATGCGCTGGATTCGATGGAAGATCCGGTGGTTATGCTGAATCAATACATGCGTGACATGGAAGTGGAAATTGGCCAGGTAGAGGTAGCAGTCGCCCGTCAGGTGGCGTTGGAAAAGAAATTCCGCCAGCAATGGGAGGAAGCCCAAAGTCTGATTGAAAAGCGGGATCGCCAGGTGAAGCTGGCTCTGACGGAAGGAGAAGACGAACTGGCTCGCCGGGCGCTGGCCGACAAGAAGCAGTATGAGGCGCGGGCACAGGAATACGAGACGCTCTACTTGACTGCCGCAGATGCCGCCGCCCAAATGCGTGAAAAACTGGCGGAGTTAAAAGAGGAATTTTATAAGATGCGGGCGAAAAAGTTTACTTTGATGGCACGAGCTCAAGTAGCTCGTACACAAAAACAAGTAAACCAAGCCGTAGTCGGGATGGGCAATCAGACCGCCGGCAAAGGCTTTGCCCGCATGGAAGAAAAAGTGATGCGCATGGAAGCGGAGGCACAAATCAGCGGCCAATGGAAACAGACGGCTTTCGGATTGGACAACGCACTTTCCGGCCTGGAAAAAGATGACTTGGATGCCGAACTCGCCAGTATCAAAGCGGCAATGCAGGACAAAAAAACATCGGCGTCTCCAGAGAATCATTCTTGATAGGACAGGAACTGGAGCACCGCATGTAGAATAGATTGTGGCAATCAGGCAGCCTGGATGACAGGCTGCTTTTCCCCTAGGAGGTTCTATACTTGATAGATTTCTTGGTCTTTTTGCGAAGGTTTATCGCTGAGCCTGGCCGCGTCGGCAGTATCACCCCCAGCTCGCGTTTTTTATGTGAGCGCATGTTGAGTCGGATCAATTGGGGCTCGACCGATGTGATCATGGAGCTGGGACCGGGAACGGGTGCTTTCACCCAATCCATCTATCAAAACATACGTCACGATACCCAGTATGTACTCGTGGAACGCGATGCCCAATTTCGATCCATGCTGCATTCCCGTTTTCCCGATGTGACCATCCGGGAAGAAGCGACCATGTTGAGTCTCTACTTGGAGGAATTGAAACTTGGCAAGGCGGACGTGATCGTTTCGGGTCTGCCGTTTGCCAACTTCCCCGAAGAGCTGCGGGCAGCCATTCTCGATGAAGTGCAGTCTGTGCTGGCTCCCGGCGGGCTATTCATTACATTCCAATATTCGCTACAACTCCAAGCTGAGCTGCAGGAGAGATTTTGCTGGGTGGAAACCGATTTTACCCTGTTGAACATCCCGCCTGCATTCATTTATACATGTCGTAACGGACAGAAGTGAAATCAATCGGCATGGGGCGTAAGAGAGGAGACTTTCGTGAAGCTGTCCCGCGTGCACAAAATGTTGGCTGGTGTCCTGATCATTTTGACGGGTATTGGTCTCTTTTTAGACAGTTTAGGTATCATATCGTTTGGTCTGTTCAGCCTCTGGCCGATGCTGCTGGTCTACTTTGGCCTTCGCCTCTGGAGCCAGAATAAACGAATCGGCGGCGGCATTTTGTTTTGTTTGGGAATCATCATCGCGCTGGATATGTGGCTTGGCATTGGCATCGATGACTTGTTCAAGCTCGCTGTACCCGCTTTGTTCGTCTACTTCGGTTTCCGATTGATCCGGGGAAAGCCGCTTGAGAAGCAGCCACGTGAGAAGCAGCCGCGTGTTGGCAGATTCGAGAACGACGAGGCCGAGAGGGAAGCTTCAGAAGCCCACGCTTTCGTAAGCGAGGCGCCGAAAGAAGGCCCGATCCGCCGCGATGGCAAGACGTTACCAAAAGATTCCCGCAGTTCGTTGATTGGAGACTTTCATTTGACTTCCGGTCGGTTCGAGCTGAATCAGATGTACGTCTGGCACGGAATTGGCGACGTCGTGATCGACTTGTCGCGGGCGATGCTGATGCAGGAGGAAGCGCAGCTCAGCGTGGAAGGCTGGATCGGCGACGTGACCATCTACGTTCCTGTCGACTTGCCCGTTTCGGTGTCGGCGGAGCTTTCCGTGGGGGACCTGGAAGTGCTTGGGAATCGCCAGGGCGGTATCAACCGCAGCATCATGATTCGCTCGGATCACTACGACCAGGCGCTGCATAAAGTGAGTTTGCATATCTCGCTGCTTGTCGGCGATATCAAAGTCAAGTACATCTAGGAGGTACTGGCGAATGCGTCGACAGCGATTAGCGAGTATTCAATGGCAAAGTGTCCGCTACGGCATGGGATTGTCCGTCGCGGCGGTCACTGTCGTGTTTGTCTGCTTTTTTTGGCTCCATTATTTGTGGAAAGACGATCCGAGTCTGCATCGCTGGTATTCGGCGCTGATCCAAGATTCGCAAGTGAGTCTCTGGCTCGCAGGCTATTTGGGCATCCGACTGCCCGAGGAGCCGGACTGGGTCATCCAATTGGCGGCAGCCGCTGTCTCACTGCCTGTCGGAGCGTTGGTCGGTTTGATCGCCTCCTATATCTACGGCAATCTGCTGAAAAAGAGGGTCAGCGTCCTGTGGGAAGCGGCGATGAAGCTGGGCAGAGGCATGCTTTCCTACCGCGTACCCGAATTGGGAGTGGATGAGATCGGCGAGCTGGGCTGGCAGCTGAACCGTCTGGCGTCCCAGTGGGAGGAGCAGGTTGCCTCGTTGCAGCGCTTGTCCAACCACAATGCGGCTCTGGCAGATCAGCTCAGGCAGGCAGCCGTGACGGAAGAGCGGCAGCGGCTGGCGAGGGAGCTGCATGACGCGGTCAGCCAGCAGCTGTTCGCGATCGCAATGACCACCGCAGCGCTGAAGCGGCTGATCGAAAAGAACCCGCAGCGGGCAGCCCAGCAGATCGAGCTGGTCGAGGAGATGGCGGCGGCGGCCCAGGCGGAAATGCGCGCGCTGCTCCTGCACCTTCGTCCCGCCACCCTGCAGAACAAGTCTTTGAAGGAAGCGATCATCGAGCTGCTGGATGAGCTGACCCGCAAAAACGACATGGAAATCACGTGGGAGATCGAGGCCGTCGAAGGTTTGCCCAGCGGCATCGAGGACCACTTGTTCCGCATCCTGCAGGAATCCCTCTCCAATACGCTCCGGCATGCGAGGGCGAGCCAGATCGCCGTCAAGCTCTTTACCTTGCAGGATCAAGTGCGGCTGCGCGTGACGGACGACGGAGTCGGATTCGATCCCGACGGGGAAAAGCTGACGTCTTACGGTCTGCGCAGCATGCAGGAGCGGGTGACGGAAGTGGGTGGATCCATGGAGATTTATTCAGCGATAGGAAAGGGGACGCAAATCGAGGTGCGGATCCCCCTGGTGTCACAGTCAGAACGGGAAGGGTGAGAAATTCGTGATTCGGGTATTGCTGGTAGATGATCACGAGATGGTGCGAATGGGGCTGGCCGCGTATTTGTCCACTGAGGATGACATCGAGGTCGTAGCGGAAGCGAGCAGCGGAGAAGAGGGCGTGCGTTTGACCGTCGAGCTGCGTCCGGACGTCGTTTTGATGGATCTGGTCATGGAGGGAATTGGCGGAGTCGAGGCCACCAGACGAATTCGCGAAGCTTGCCCTTCCAGCAAGGTGATCGTGCTGACGAGCTTCATCGACGACGAAAAGGTGTATCCCGTGATTGAAGCGGGAGCCTTCAGCTACTTGCTGAAAACGTCGCGGGCTGCGGAAATTGCCCGGGCAATCCGCTCTGCCGCGGCAGGGGAGCCTGTTCTGGAGTCTCGCGTGGCGGGGAAAATCATGGCGCGCTTCCGCCACGGACAAGAAGCCCAGCCGCACTTCCAGCTCACTCCCCGCGAGCTGGAAGTGCTCAAGCTCATCGGACAGGGGAAATCCAACCAGGAGATCGCCGATGAGCTGATCATCGGGATCAAGACGGTCAAAACCCATGTGAGCAACATTTTAGCAAAGCTAAACGTGGAAGACCGGACGCAAGCGGCTATCTACGTCCATACAAACAATCTGGGTTGACTGGCAGTTTTGGCTCACCTCCTCAGGAAGGGGGTGAGTTTTTTTTGTAGATGTGGTAAAGATAGTAAGTAATAGATTTGGAAAGGAGGGGACGGACTGTGAAGCAAAAACTCCAAACGCGCTCCAAAGTGCTCTTCGCTGACCAGGGCGTGGACATCGTCGGCGATGTTCACGGCTGCTACGACGAATTTATCGAACTGCTGATACGGCTGGGCTATGAGCGAAGCCAGGACGGTACGTATCGCCATCCCCAGGGCAGAAAGCTCCTTTCCCTCGGAGATATTACGAGCAGAGGCCCCTATTCTATCAAAATGCTGCAGTTTTTTATTCATCACCTGTCTGCGGGCTTGGCCGAGATGGTGGACAGCAACCACGGCTGGAAGGTCGCCCGTTGGCTGGATGGCAGACCTGTGACGCTGGCCCATGGCGACGAAAAGGTGGA
Proteins encoded:
- the yhfH gene encoding protein YhfH, whose protein sequence is MTPITTFFRNLEAKCCAACGQTIHEQAESYANECSDCQEKMSYDAYKYYHLKK
- a CDS encoding biotin transporter BioY; amino-acid sequence: MRNERLRWLLLSAIFAAITAVLSQLTIPLPFIPITGQTLAVGLTATILGSRYGTLALVIYTLLGAVGLPVFTEASGGLQILAGKTGGYIFGFILTAFATGLILEKAGFTLKNAILANIVGMFITLACGSVQLKYVLDIPWDKAFAFGATPFLVVGVVKAVLAALIGIKVRERLISSRLLRLKETSVHS
- a CDS encoding cytochrome P450, with the translated sequence MTQTITGPKGLPISGNLLSFRRDPLQFLRTSAKAYGEIAHLRFGPKRHVYLLTNPDHIKEVLVSKQAHFRKGKGLQVARAVVGDGILTSEGEKHMRQRRLMQPAFHRERIAAYGGAMVRQGVELMREWKDGEVRDIHHDMMKVTLAIITETMFGRSVKEGADEIGHAIDIGLRYVANKASSFIDVPLSVPTRSNREFLESNETLDKTIYALIEERRSSGQTGNDLLGMLLAARDEDDGKGMTDEQVRDEVMTIFVAGHETTANTMSWIFYLLATHPEAEQKLHDELFSVLGDNLPTVEDIPQLTYTNLIVQETLRLYPAAWTINREVVEPVEIGGHMYQPGDTLMMSQYVMHRDARFYEEPDSFRPERFAGDLLKRIPAYAYFPFGGGPRICIGNNFALMEAALLLATIAQRYRMRLTSPDQVVEPEPLVTLRPKNGLPMRLEKRT
- a CDS encoding HAMP domain-containing sensor histidine kinase encodes the protein MSLRNKLFVSFIALLALNILLFKFVFEDIIVEQLKNDRHTQYQYEKETAEKVRLNQLLRMSNFRDPTERQELERQLPEDVMYRMVVKDANGNTLYSKVSQAYNLKIPPSAPNRPSAKNSDLKVVAEYHFQHEPPHEGETVIYFYTDDYDIMATKGVSMMLWFIYGSILLVGLILLALFVRWILRPVSELSRVTQEIREGKRLVSFTYRSHDEFGQLFRYFGDMVDELRFSEERQSELIAAIAHDFRTPLTTIKGYASYIGSGRVTDLQRIQKQMKKIELKTADLEDLLDELQDYTQQSIEVRLNISRIHVKGFMKGIIEDYVTRIQEAGLGFQWKLRVSNELHIDADEAKLRRVMENLLNNAIYYNKPNGSILITCDQREGHVLFSVIDKGEGISPEDLPKVFTKFYRAEKSRNRNSGGTGLGLTICQSIVRRHGGEMSVISELGIGSSFSFTIPFYHN
- a CDS encoding response regulator transcription factor, with the protein product MKDHVLIVDDNQEIIELLEDILENEGFEVSKAENGEDALALLMHGEVKPSLILLDIMMPNMSGYELCSQIRREWDLPILFLSAKGKAVDKVVGFEIGADDYITKPFDTEELLARIRAHLRRYERIRKHTEEQPEKDAGHSPITVLKFKDLEIHKETYSVYVSNEKIELSTKEFQLLTFLAENAGIVFTREQIYDRVWGYGYGSLNTVTVHIKNLREKLEMNRQFIKTQWGTGYVFIGEKL
- a CDS encoding C40 family peptidase, yielding MRKLVVSLFIAGLLAMGAGAAQAAEETTSPLTDVVSDLYGVPYKSSGTSKKGFDCSGFTRYVFDALGVDLPHNSAAQYELGTPVAKKDLQPGDLVFFQTNGRSVSHVGIYIGNGTFVHSETGRGVVNTKLSDPYYWSKRYVGAKRLNVPALVAKTETPKKETVQAASLPENQAPKQ
- a CDS encoding LiaF transmembrane domain-containing protein, yielding MSERSGKFLLGLVLLLIGGLVLLDQLGIDSGDILGLLVPGVIMLYGARKVLGHGGSRFWGVLVFLFGLLMLFGKLHLLFHSILAIGVIYLGYRLIRPAPTPKEGPPEWERQWAKSVLKEDVLDRWEKNATRNQP
- a CDS encoding PspA/IM30 family protein; this encodes MSIFRRLRDLTVASVNDALDSMEDPVVMLNQYMRDMEVEIGQVEVAVARQVALEKKFRQQWEEAQSLIEKRDRQVKLALTEGEDELARRALADKKQYEARAQEYETLYLTAADAAAQMREKLAELKEEFYKMRAKKFTLMARAQVARTQKQVNQAVVGMGNQTAGKGFARMEEKVMRMEAEAQISGQWKQTAFGLDNALSGLEKDDLDAELASIKAAMQDKKTSASPENHS
- a CDS encoding methyltransferase domain-containing protein, with amino-acid sequence MIDFLVFLRRFIAEPGRVGSITPSSRFLCERMLSRINWGSTDVIMELGPGTGAFTQSIYQNIRHDTQYVLVERDAQFRSMLHSRFPDVTIREEATMLSLYLEELKLGKADVIVSGLPFANFPEELRAAILDEVQSVLAPGGLFITFQYSLQLQAELQERFCWVETDFTLLNIPPAFIYTCRNGQK
- the liaF gene encoding cell wall-active antibiotics response protein LiaF; protein product: MKLSRVHKMLAGVLIILTGIGLFLDSLGIISFGLFSLWPMLLVYFGLRLWSQNKRIGGGILFCLGIIIALDMWLGIGIDDLFKLAVPALFVYFGFRLIRGKPLEKQPREKQPRVGRFENDEAEREASEAHAFVSEAPKEGPIRRDGKTLPKDSRSSLIGDFHLTSGRFELNQMYVWHGIGDVVIDLSRAMLMQEEAQLSVEGWIGDVTIYVPVDLPVSVSAELSVGDLEVLGNRQGGINRSIMIRSDHYDQALHKVSLHISLLVGDIKVKYI
- a CDS encoding sensor histidine kinase, translating into MRRQRLASIQWQSVRYGMGLSVAAVTVVFVCFFWLHYLWKDDPSLHRWYSALIQDSQVSLWLAGYLGIRLPEEPDWVIQLAAAAVSLPVGALVGLIASYIYGNLLKKRVSVLWEAAMKLGRGMLSYRVPELGVDEIGELGWQLNRLASQWEEQVASLQRLSNHNAALADQLRQAAVTEERQRLARELHDAVSQQLFAIAMTTAALKRLIEKNPQRAAQQIELVEEMAAAAQAEMRALLLHLRPATLQNKSLKEAIIELLDELTRKNDMEITWEIEAVEGLPSGIEDHLFRILQESLSNTLRHARASQIAVKLFTLQDQVRLRVTDDGVGFDPDGEKLTSYGLRSMQERVTEVGGSMEIYSAIGKGTQIEVRIPLVSQSEREG